In the genome of Paraburkholderia azotifigens, the window TGGGCAAGGGCTTGATCCGTTGCCGCCTCTCTGTATCTCTACAACTGGCGTCCGTTCGAACGCGGGCCGATGCCATTTTTCTTGAGCAGCGCACGCAGTCGCCGGTTATCCGCGTAGAAGCAGGCGACAGCGACGATCGTGATGACGGGGAAAAAATACTGGCCGGAGTAATGCAGCAGGGCCCAAGCTCCTGCCGCGCAAACACATGCGACGACAATCAATGTGATCTTGTCGGTCATCCAGTTCATGCCGCCACCTTTGCCGAGCTGGAAGCCTGAAGGGCGTACAAAATACGCCCCGGCCTGTCGATAACCACTTCCGGATGGCGTCTGAGAAATGCGGACATCGAAGCGGGGACGGGCACGCCAGTCAGCCTTGCCCATTCATGGATCGACCACATTGCGCTGCTCGTGTCTGTACAGACCATCGAGGCGTTTGCCGCAATGACGAGACTGCCGACCACGGCACCGATATAGAACGCTGCGGTTTTTCGGCGTGTAGCGCAGATTGGTTTGTCTTGGTTCGTCAGCGCAGGTTTGTTTGTGCCGGAGCAGATTTCGTTTGTCCCTCACCAACAGTTGGCAGTTGCGGTTCGCGTGGAAAAAGGTGTAGCCGTTATCAGAAAACCTGAACGCTCCGATCCGAATTACGCGTTTTTCTTACGCCAGATAATCCTGCATAGTAGTCACACCACGATACCTGCGAGGCTGTGACTGCGATGAACATGCGAACCGATCACTCATTGCTGGCCGATCCCCAGCTGAGTTTCGCGACTGTCGCATCGGGCATTTGCATTCCGTATGTCGAGCGCGGCGCGGGCGAGCCGGTCGTGTTCGTGCATGGTTCGCTCTGCGATTTCCGCTATTGGGACGCGCAGATCGCGCCGCTTTCCACGCACTTTCGCTGCATCGCGCCGAGCCTCAGCCACTATTGGCCGGCCGCCGAAGCGTGCATTCAGAACGAGTTCGGCTGGCAGGTTCACGTTGCCGAACTCGCGGAGTTCATCGTCGCAATGGATCTCGCACCCGTGCACCTGGTCGGGCATTCGCGCGGCGGATGCGTGGCATTCCAGCTCGCGCGCGACTATCCCCGCCTCGTCAAAACCTTGACGCTCGCCGATCCCGGCGGCCCGTTGCAACTGGATGGCATGGTCGAAGCGTCGTTGCCCTCGCCGATGAACGCTTTGCGCGCCAAAGTGGCGGGCATGATCGAGGAGGGCGTCATCGAGCCCGGACTCGAACTGTTCGTCGATTCGGTGAGCGCGCCGGGCGCATGGCGCAAGAGCACGGACGCCTTCCGCATGATGGCGATCGATAACGCGAGCACGCTGCCGAAGCAGTTTCGCGATCCGTTGCCGGCCTATTCGCGCGAAACGGCGGCAGACGTGACGTGCCGGACGCTGCTTATCGACGGGCAGAAGAGCCCGCGCATGTTCCGCAACAACGTGGATAGTCTGGAAGGCTGGATCTATCGCGCGGAGCGCGGCACGATTGCGGGCGCATCGCACGGCATGAATGTCGCGAACCCGGCTGCATTCAACCGGATGCTGCAGTCGTTCATCGACAACTGACGGCGAGCCTGGCGACTCAGCCGAGCCGCAACACCATCTCGACTTCCTGATCCGCGTCGCCGTCGAATTCGTCGGCGCACGGCTCGTCTTCCACGGCCTCGAAGCCCGCCGACCGGTAGAGCGCAATCGCGCCCGCATTGTCGACGCCCGTATTGAGCGCGATCTGCGCGAGGCCCATCGCGCGCGCCTGCTCCACGGCGGCCGCAATCAGACTCCGCGCAATGCCGCTCCGCCGATGCTCCTGCACGACGAACAGGCCCCACAGAAATCCCTTCTGCTGCACGGGACGCAACGGATATCGTCGCAGTCCCGCTACGGCGACGAGGCGGTCGCCGGCAAACGCGCCGAACACAACCTGGTTCGCCGTCGAACAGATGCGCGCTTCGATCTCGCCGATCGACCGTTTTTCTTCTTCGACGCGCGTCGACAGGAAAGACTCCGGGGCTTCGTCGATCGCACTCAGCCGCAGCGACGCGTAAGCGGGCGCATCGCTGGCGGCTAGCAGGCGAATGATTGGGCGGGCGGGTTCCATCGCGCGATTTTAAGGCACGGATGTCAGCACGGCCTCGACCGGTCAAAATGCTTGATGATATACGTCGTCGTACAACTTGAAGGTACACAAAGCATCAGATAGCGGGTCAATCTGCAACGCGACTATGCGAGACATTTGCACCCAAGCTGCGTCCAGCCAATCCGCCAGGGTAAACGCCTGATTGCAAATATTGGTACAGCGCCTCAGTATGTCATCAGACAACCTATGAGCCGAGGTGCGCTTAGGCATCGTGGGTCGCGCAATCTTGCCGGCAGGACGCTGGTGCATAAGAGGGGAGACATTTCATGGCCAACGTTGTGCAAGGCGCAGCCGTCGCGCGGAGAACGCGAATCCGTTACGGGATCGTCGCGATGCTGTTTCTGGTCACGGCGATCAACTACGCGGACCGTGCGACGCTGTCGATGGCAGGCACTTCGATGGCGAAAGACCTCGGTCTCGATGCAGTGGCGATGGGCTTCATCTTTTCCGCGTTCGGCTGGTCGTATGTGATCGGCCAGTTGCCGGGCGGCTGGCTGCTCGACCGCTTCGGCTCGAAGCGCGTCTACGCGGCCAGCATTTTCATCTGGTCGCTGTTCACGGTATTGCAGGGCACGGTCAGCTTTCTGAGTGTGTCGGTTGCGATTACGACGTTGTTCGCGCTGCGCTTTCTGGTAGGTCTGGCCGAAGCGCCGTCGTTCCCTGCCAATGGCCGAATCGTGGCATCGTGGTTTCCTGCCGCCGAACGCGGCACGGCATCGGCCATCTTCAACTCCGCGCAATACTTCGCGACCGTGCTGTTCGCGCCGATCATGGGCTGGGTCACGCACCGCTTCGGCTGGCCGTACGTGTTCTACTTCATGGGCGCCGTGGGTATCGTTACGAGCCTCGTCTGGATGAAGACGGTGCACAGCCCGAAGGATCATCCGCGCATCAGCCGCGCCGAACTCGACCATATCAAGGAAGGCGGCGCGCTCGTCGACATGGACGGGCCCAAAAAGGAGGGCGCCGCGCTTGAACCATCTGTACCGGCATCCGCGCAGGCAACGACGGCGCAAAGCGCGAACGAAGCGCCGAAGTGGTCATACGTCAAGCAGCTGCTGAGCAACCGGATGCTGCTCGGCGTGTATATCGGCCAGTACTGCATCACGACGCTCACGTATTTCTTCCTGACCTGGTTCCCGGTGTACCTCGTCAAGGAGCGCGGCATGTCCATTCTCAATGCGGGCTTCGTGGCCGCGTTGCCTGCGGTGTGCGGCTTCATCGGCGGTGTGCTCGGCGGCATCTTCTCCGACTTCCTGATCCGCAAGGGCTGTTCGCTGACGGTGGCGCGCAAGGTGCCCATCGTCGTC includes:
- a CDS encoding alpha/beta fold hydrolase produces the protein MNMRTDHSLLADPQLSFATVASGICIPYVERGAGEPVVFVHGSLCDFRYWDAQIAPLSTHFRCIAPSLSHYWPAAEACIQNEFGWQVHVAELAEFIVAMDLAPVHLVGHSRGGCVAFQLARDYPRLVKTLTLADPGGPLQLDGMVEASLPSPMNALRAKVAGMIEEGVIEPGLELFVDSVSAPGAWRKSTDAFRMMAIDNASTLPKQFRDPLPAYSRETAADVTCRTLLIDGQKSPRMFRNNVDSLEGWIYRAERGTIAGASHGMNVANPAAFNRMLQSFIDN
- a CDS encoding GNAT family N-acetyltransferase, yielding MEPARPIIRLLAASDAPAYASLRLSAIDEAPESFLSTRVEEEKRSIGEIEARICSTANQVVFGAFAGDRLVAVAGLRRYPLRPVQQKGFLWGLFVVQEHRRSGIARSLIAAAVEQARAMGLAQIALNTGVDNAGAIALYRSAGFEAVEDEPCADEFDGDADQEVEMVLRLG
- a CDS encoding MFS transporter; the protein is MANVVQGAAVARRTRIRYGIVAMLFLVTAINYADRATLSMAGTSMAKDLGLDAVAMGFIFSAFGWSYVIGQLPGGWLLDRFGSKRVYAASIFIWSLFTVLQGTVSFLSVSVAITTLFALRFLVGLAEAPSFPANGRIVASWFPAAERGTASAIFNSAQYFATVLFAPIMGWVTHRFGWPYVFYFMGAVGIVTSLVWMKTVHSPKDHPRISRAELDHIKEGGALVDMDGPKKEGAALEPSVPASAQATTAQSANEAPKWSYVKQLLSNRMLLGVYIGQYCITTLTYFFLTWFPVYLVKERGMSILNAGFVAALPAVCGFIGGVLGGIFSDFLIRKGCSLTVARKVPIVVGMLLSTSMIACNYVDSSAVVVAIMAFAFFGKGLGALGWAVVADTSPKQIAGLSGGMFNTFGNIAAITTPIIIGYIVKATGSFSGALVFVACNALIAVVSYLLIVGEIKRVELK